Genomic DNA from Candoia aspera isolate rCanAsp1 chromosome 14, rCanAsp1.hap2, whole genome shotgun sequence:
ACGGCGGTGGCTACCGTTTTGCAGGCAAACTTCTTCAGGTTGGGAGAGGTGATCTTCTGCACAATAGCTTCCAGCTTCAAGCCCCTTCCTTTCCTGGGGGGGAGCACTTTGGTTTTCATAGCTCCCTGGAAGGAAGCCCGGGAGGTGATTTTTATGCAGACACCAGGGTTTTCCTTCGCCTGAGGGGACTTGAGCATCGCTTCACAGGCGTTCTTGGGAGACGGTTTCACTGCGGTCCTCCGGGAGGACGGCATCCTCTTAAACAGGCCAGAAGATACATCTGgcttctcttccttcccattGTTGCTGCTGTGATTGTTGCTTCGTAGGATCAGGTTCCGTTTCTTGGCCGGAATTGGGGGCGTGAAAACAGACTTTCTTTTCAGGGTGTGGAGCGGCCTCTCAGATATCTTGCTGCCCATATCTGGCCTGGCTTTCGGGAGCTTCATTCGTTTGCCCAGCTTGCTCTCCTTCTCAGACTGATTTGGGGGGCTGATTTTGAAAGACCCCGGCAAGTGGTTGTTTGGGAACACCTTCTTGGGCAGTTTGGCATTTTTGAATTCCACTTCCACCacgtttttctctctccttcgcTTGGTATAGAAGACCTCCTGAGTCCGGGTCCTGGAACGAAGAATCATCGATTGTTGATCTTTCATCTCGGTTTCTACAGCATCGGCTTCTTTGGCCTTTGGAACAGCAGAATCTTCATTCTGTGCCAAGTTGGAGATCAGGGGAGGAGATGGATTAGGGGGCTTGGGTGACTCCTTCCCATTGGCCTTCCTAGCTTTGAAGGCAGCTCTCTCTTTCAAAACACACATGGACTTCTTGCCCAACTTCTCATGAGGAGTTGAAGCTTTGGCACCTTCCAGAGGGTCTGGCATTCTTGGTTCTGTCATTGCGGTAAAGGAACGGGTGCACATCCTAGCTGGCAAAACCTCAGTGGGAAATCTGGGAGTCTGGCCGTGGGTGTTCTTATTTGGCATTTCAATCAGATTGTTGGAAGCCGGGCATGTATTGGCCACCAGGCCAGCTGCTTGAAGGCCTGTGCATAGATTTGACATGGATTGAATAGATTCTTCTCCATCTGACAGCCTGCACTGGAGCTTTTTACTCCGAAGACTTTTGCCTCTGGAGGTGGGTTCTGATATTATTGTCAACTTCTCTGGTAGGACTTGTTTCTTCAACAGCAAGGTAGTGGATGTCTCTGTCTTATCTGGAGGGCCGTTTTTACCAGCTGCTGTCTCCTCCTTGGACTTCAAGTGATGCAGAGAAGTTTCAAACCAGCTTTTCACTTTGGTATCTGGGCCAACTGCTGGTCCTAAAAGGATAACAGATGGATCAGACAAATGAGAAGGAGGAGCAGTGTTCTCTTTCTCAACTGTGTTGGTGGTTTCTTCTGCAGATCCTGGAGTATCTTGGAGAGAAAGAGCTGGAGCATTCTCTGCAGGCTTAGGTGTGAATGCATCGTAAGTCAGAGTCTTTTGCTCAGAACCAGCTAGTTCACACAAGGAGGAATATTCCTCAGGCTCCAGATCAGATTCTTTCAGGTCTGGAGAAGACATCATTGGGAGTTCACTGAAGTCTTCTCCTGAACAGGGGTTCCTGGTGGTGTCCTCCAGCCATCGTTCACTCTCCCTCCTTGTAGCTTCATCATAATTTAAACCCTCCCCTTTTGGGGCCTGCTGTTGTTGACTGAAGCCTTCCATTTCCTCTGCTTCAGATGACCCTGCGGGATCACAGAGGCTCAAGCAGGAggccttttttttctcctcagatgTTTCACTCAGTCTGCCAGAGAACAGGCTCTTGGGAAGATCTGATGACTGAAGGCTTGACCCAAGCTCTTTCCAGGTGTCGCTGAGGTTCTCATCCGGCCAGTCGAAGTTCTCCATGGCATTTTCAGAGCTCACCGAATTGGCAGCGGCATTGGAATAGCAGCTGAAACTGCCCGTGGTCTCAGAACCAGAAGTGGCCACTGAGATGTTTGGCTTGGCGTTATAGCCCACCGAGCTGGTTGTTTTTAGGGAATTCTTTGTCTCCGTTGCTGTGAAGGGAACCTGGGAGTTGTCATAAACCTCCTCGGGGAAATTCTTCCCATTATTGTGCCCCAGTCCTTTGTCTAGCTTCAAGGGTTCAGCAAGAGCGTTGGCGTCCCCCTGGTTGGACCAGGGGCTTTTGACCACAGAATCAAGGCAAGTCCTGTGATTTTCTAGGTGGAAGGGGGATTTGTCTGGGTCTTTGTTTGGCGCGGGCGAATTGGCCCAGCCTTTGTCTGCTTTCTCACTGATAGCATCTTGCAAACCAATAATTTCGGATGCCAGCTCCTCTTGAGAAAGGGCACTGAGGAGCAATCGGGGGCAGTCTCTCTCGCCAGCCACAAACTTTGTAAAGCTCTCTAAGGGCAGGCTGGTATGAATGCTTTGGAAGGAATCGTCTGACTTGGTCGACATGTCGTCCGGAGAAGTCACTGAGCAGGTGGAGACGGACTCGGGCTTGGCTTTGGAATTGCTGTTGACGCGGGCCGGGCTACGGCTTTGACTACAGTACAGGAAGCCCCTCTCCAGCTGGTCTTCAGAGCCACTCAGGTAATCGGCATCTTGGGTTTCAGCATGGACTGACTGAGGGGTGCTGAGGGAGTCTGAGTGTGGCGTCCCTGCTTGCTCTGCAGAATAGCTGTTACCCTCAGGGCTACAGTGCTGTCCTTTGAGCTGCTCTGGAGTCCTCGGTGAATTTTTGATTCCTTTCTTCTGTGGCATCCCTGTGGACTTGGAAAGGAGCAGCTGCTGGACAGTGTTGGAAATGTTTTCGACTTGAGAGGTAAGGGCCGTGAGGCTTTGAAGACTCAGATCCGACAAGAGGTTCTCGGGAATTTTCTCCTTCGACAGGTTCTTGCAGTTTGCAGGTGGCTGGGGGTCTGAGCTTGCCCCATCCGTTGGCGAAGGGTTCAACAAAGGCATGAAGTGGCTATgatcagcaaggctggctgggaatgccCCTGTGGTCAGTGACTGCTGGCTGTATTGGAAGTTCTCTAAGTTAGGCATCAACGGAGAAGGGGTCGAACTATAGGATGGGGATCTACCAACTGAACGCGCTGGAGAATGACTTGAGCTGGGGCTAAAAGTTTGGTAATATTGGTCCGGGGTCCTCACCGGAGCGTCTGCTTGGCAGTAACTCTGTCCTGGCTGGTTATAATGTTGGTATTTTGCTAGGTTTTGATAGTGCAGGGCCTCCTGAGCATGGTGTCTACTTTGCAGAGATGAGGATTGTTGCTGCTGCGGGggtggcggcggctgctgctgctggtcgTAGCCGATTCGGTTCGGCTGATAGCTGTGCAAGCCCTGGACCCGTTGTGCGGAGGGCAAGTTAGCGGCACTGCCCAGAGCCCGTTCATGCGTCGGCGGGGCAGAGGGAGCATTGCAACTTTTGTAGGAATGAGCTGCCTGGCTCCCGCTCTGGACCGATGTGTATGTCGAGGAAGCTGGGAACGACTGggaatgctggggaaagtgggaaCCCTGTGAGAAGGACAGAGAGGGCGGCACATCGTTCTGCATCTTCTGCCTTGGCAGCTTGGGGTACGTCAGGGGAGAGGGCTGCGGTGGTGGCGGCTGCTGTGGGAGGTGCAAGGAGTGCGTTCGGAAGGGGAGCTGCGGGGTTGGCTCATGGTACTGCCTGCTACTGGAAGGGGTCGCTGTCTTCTTCATTAGGGTGTCCTCATACTTTGCCACCCCTCCAGGTAAAGGCTGTGGAGGCTGCTGCTGCGGGGACCCCCACCCCTGCAGGCTCTCGTCACCGGCGTAGCGGGCAGGGTAGGGGCTGTTCTCTTGGATGGGGTAATTGGGGAAGGACGCTGGCCGGctgggcagctgctggccacgtaACGGCTTATTGCTTCCCCGGTGGTACTTCTCCACGGCGCTGTTTTCACCAAAGCCTTGGTACGGCAATGGGGGCAGCGGAGGAGGGGGCTGCTGGGGGCTGTAATACTCTTTTGTCACCAGCCTCTGACGTTCGCAGGCTGGGCTTTGATGCCTGTAATTCTCCAGGCGTGATGAATCTTGCGAAGGAGTCGGCTGGTAGTTCTGCTGGTTACCATGGAAACCACACCTTTCGCGAAAGGACTGCATGGCTGGGCCTTGTTATCTgcggagagaaaaggagaaaccgGAGGATTAAAGTCAACgcatttttctcctctcctccgcCCCGCCCAACTTTTCACCTTGAATTGTTGTGGCCTTGTCATTGGTTCGGCTttggaaacaaataaacaaatgcctGAGCTgaagaaagcggggggggggtccCCCTCCACTCTGGCTCTGCTTTTTTCCCAAATACATACAAAAGAGTCGAGGCGGTTGTGCAGTTGTTAAAATCCATCTCCCCGCACTGACACAAACGCACGCTTTCCTTGCCCACAGGAGAACCAGGGAGGAATTTTAGCAAATGCAGAAGGCGGCATCAGGGCTGCATGCGCACAGCACACTAACCAGAAAATGAGCACGGCCCCATTTGTCCCCTGGGCCACCTGCAGCTCTTAAGCAGGACCTATTGTTTGGTCCCAACCCCAAACAGCTGCCATTTTGTCTATAGAAACCAGAATTCATATCCAAGCCTTGCTGGAAACTCCGATTCCGATTTCATAAATCAAACATGGCATCCCTCGTGGATGCAGAGCTGAAGACTCTGGTTAAGGAGCCACTTGTGCGGGGAGTGACTGTGGTGGTGTGAGCCTGGTGGCTAAACTTTTGGAAGGCTTAGCTCATCATGAGATTCCAGCCAAGGTGTCTCCCCATCAAGCAAAACCAAGTGGCATCACTACGGAGAGGTAGAACAGAACTTACCCCTTTGTGAGAGAAGAGGAATATTTCTTTGGGATGTTCTCGTGAGCTTAAACGAAATCACGTACACTGAATTAGAAACTCCTTTGAACCACAGCAGGCAACCAGCACATCAGGCCGAAAGCTGTGGGTGCAATGAAGGTATGCGAGGAGGAGGAATCTGGGTGAGAGTGACCCCCACTGAAAACAGCATCGTCTATTTAGCTATCTCAGCAGCTCACCCCTTATGTTGCAGGCGTGGCTGTCCTTAGAAGAAGTAGGGGCTGAACTGGGTTGGCGCTccaccttcctttcttctcccacGTTCAGCAAATGTTCCGAAGGATCCTAATTTGGCCATCACTCCCAGCCCTGAGCTCTGAAGGCACCCTTCTGCCTGGGAAGAATATGGGGGAAACCTCCAGATCTTGCACACTGAAAAAACACAGAAGGTGCAGCTGGTCGTTTCCTGGTCTCTCCAGCAGACCTTTACCCTGGCAATTGTGCTGCCTAGACGTCTGGAGTTTTGCCCTTCACCTCTGACTTTGTAAAAAGCACTCAGCAGACGAGTCTCCGTGTCCAGTCTgtgcagcaaaaacaacaaaggaTCTTGAGGCATTTTAAAGGGTCCCCAACACAAAACCAATTTCAAATGCAGCAATTCCAGAATACAGGGTTAGTCTCCCAGAGAAACTTGGCTTCTTTGTTGTTTGAACAGAAAGATCTTTCTCCTGTGCTGAGATGCCTGGCCACCACAACTGGTTTTCCCACTGTTTTGGGCTGTCCCCCGGATATTTTTCAAACCTTGGCTATTCTTGCCCCCAGCCCTCTATTCCCAACTGGCGCGCTTTGTAATTGGTGCAGTACATCTGGAACCTGTCTGCTCTTTACCACAGAAGACTATGAGGAGAGCAGTGATATTTTTAAGAAATCCTGGTTTTTGCTGTTTTCGTTGCATTGGAAACCCCACAGAGCACCTGCTGTATTTTCATGTGGGATGGATGATGCTGCGCAGGGGATAGTGAGGGAGAATTCTGGAAATCTACAAGGGTTTACCTCGTAGCTCCACAAAAACCTTACTGTAAGTTAACTCTGTGTTTGTTCCTACCTGACATCCTCAAGGAATGTTGGAACTGGAACTCcctaaattcccagccagcctgggctTACCACGAGCAATCTCACGCACCTCTTACTGCCTACAGATTTCCTGCTACCTTAACCCTGCTTTTCCTCTTGACCCTTGCAGTGCGTTGACCATAATTTCTGTAGGCGATTCCATGCACACCTTTAAGCCACTGCAAATACAGTTTCTTCTTCTACACTAGCCTCTCTGTCCTTATCATGTTCAGCCAACGTTACCCTTTGCAACCAGGCATTACAATTCTTCTCCCCAACATGTTTCCCATTCCTGAGGATGCCCACTGTCTTCAAGGGGTGGGTGGTGGGGGACAGACAACATCAGAGGATTTGACTAGGGCATAATAAGAAGTAAATCGGCCTTTCGTCATTTCTTTCGACCTGGGTTTTTCTGTACTCCGGGGGAAGCACAATGCGCACACATACACAGTACAGCTGACAGCACAACCCAAACAGCTGCTCACTTGCTTTGCACAGGACTGCAGCCTGGATATTAGCAAAGTCTGACTACTGCAAAAGACACAGGCACCTGCAGGAATGCTGCTATGCGTGTGCCATCGAGCAAAGAGATACAAGCAGATGCTGCA
This window encodes:
- the RAI1 gene encoding retinoic acid-induced protein 1, translating into MQSFRERCGFHGNQQNYQPTPSQDSSRLENYRHQSPACERQRLVTKEYYSPQQPPPPLPPLPYQGFGENSAVEKYHRGSNKPLRGQQLPSRPASFPNYPIQENSPYPARYAGDESLQGWGSPQQQPPQPLPGGVAKYEDTLMKKTATPSSSRQYHEPTPQLPFRTHSLHLPQQPPPPQPSPLTYPKLPRQKMQNDVPPSLSFSQGSHFPQHSQSFPASSTYTSVQSGSQAAHSYKSCNAPSAPPTHERALGSAANLPSAQRVQGLHSYQPNRIGYDQQQQPPPPPQQQQSSSLQSRHHAQEALHYQNLAKYQHYNQPGQSYCQADAPVRTPDQYYQTFSPSSSHSPARSVGRSPSYSSTPSPLMPNLENFQYSQQSLTTGAFPASLADHSHFMPLLNPSPTDGASSDPQPPANCKNLSKEKIPENLLSDLSLQSLTALTSQVENISNTVQQLLLSKSTGMPQKKGIKNSPRTPEQLKGQHCSPEGNSYSAEQAGTPHSDSLSTPQSVHAETQDADYLSGSEDQLERGFLYCSQSRSPARVNSNSKAKPESVSTCSVTSPDDMSTKSDDSFQSIHTSLPLESFTKFVAGERDCPRLLLSALSQEELASEIIGLQDAISEKADKGWANSPAPNKDPDKSPFHLENHRTCLDSVVKSPWSNQGDANALAEPLKLDKGLGHNNGKNFPEEVYDNSQVPFTATETKNSLKTTSSVGYNAKPNISVATSGSETTGSFSCYSNAAANSVSSENAMENFDWPDENLSDTWKELGSSLQSSDLPKSLFSGRLSETSEEKKKASCLSLCDPAGSSEAEEMEGFSQQQQAPKGEGLNYDEATRRESERWLEDTTRNPCSGEDFSELPMMSSPDLKESDLEPEEYSSLCELAGSEQKTLTYDAFTPKPAENAPALSLQDTPGSAEETTNTVEKENTAPPSHLSDPSVILLGPAVGPDTKVKSWFETSLHHLKSKEETAAGKNGPPDKTETSTTLLLKKQVLPEKLTIISEPTSRGKSLRSKKLQCRLSDGEESIQSMSNLCTGLQAAGLVANTCPASNNLIEMPNKNTHGQTPRFPTEVLPARMCTRSFTAMTEPRMPDPLEGAKASTPHEKLGKKSMCVLKERAAFKARKANGKESPKPPNPSPPLISNLAQNEDSAVPKAKEADAVETEMKDQQSMILRSRTRTQEVFYTKRRREKNVVEVEFKNAKLPKKVFPNNHLPGSFKISPPNQSEKESKLGKRMKLPKARPDMGSKISERPLHTLKRKSVFTPPIPAKKRNLILRSNNHSSNNGKEEKPDVSSGLFKRMPSSRRTAVKPSPKNACEAMLKSPQAKENPGVCIKITSRASFQGAMKTKVLPPRKGRGLKLEAIVQKITSPNLKKFACKTVATAVSAMVPTAAAHSNPLGSSLPEREQASKNTSGTPAVGEARPLNQALSQKAPAAPAAEQLCRNPNNRSFRGKLMNSKKLSSNCFKGEAYSSPETLQHSGGVMAASGIGLLPKKRNRQGKAAAFHVAKNSLEKRPHLSPALFLASREKSVVAAAVAGKGEEGQREGKTPKGEDKGPGNTESAEGRSPQAQTRAQRQRSNHSSYNGYTKRQRKKHRKHRKAPSVPSRCKSKARRRHQQQAPLLSPAEPEIRLKYVSCKRLRADSRAPPFSPYVRMEKWDEFVSTCTVVNFPAEEAKLHNEQQQQQHSSSSFSSSSLVQTGLWGAACLRPPAILPLSSMMHLGPVVSKALNAACLVCCLCRHPANYKDQGDLCGPYYPEDCLPKKKSRLKEKVKVEGPGEEPPSSSLADRLLKATDNNCAAGTPGGKSPRLDSGADSAKQSALRSSSRGMFRKLQSCYCCDERTEGEEATAGATVAAVEKLRRHECGKAESPLPDPAGETQEHWVHEACAVWTAGVYLVAGKLYGLQEAIKMAADVRCSGCQRVGATVGCCHKGCTQIFHYTCAIDTGCSLTEETFLLNCPKHKTQLL